Below is a genomic region from Pristis pectinata isolate sPriPec2 chromosome 37, sPriPec2.1.pri, whole genome shotgun sequence.
TGGGAGAGAGCGGGTTGGTGGAGAGTGCTGCCATCTTGAACCACGCAGTCCTGAGGATGATACTTTCCAATGCTGTTTGtaagaaattccaggatttagatgcagtgATGATTAAGGAACTGCAAATATTCCCAAGTTAGGAATGAGTAGGGGTGGTCTCTGATACTGTATGTTGGGAAATTTGATCTTAAATTTGGGCCAGGGAGCTCTGAGGTAACATGCACACATCATTACTGGTGCCTCCCAGTAAGATTACTGTCCAAACATCTGGTTAGAAGCCAAGTCATTGCAAAATTCGTTCCACTATTGTCTATTCTAATACCAGAAAATCTCCTGGGAAATAAATCTCATTTGATAAATGGCTGTTTAGACCTCactgattgattatttttttttacaagtaagTATCTAGTTTATCCATCAATATGTGTAGAAGCTTGCTTGGGTATAATGCCCAAGGGTTTGTAAttcgcacacccccccccccccccacccccccccccccccccccccccccccccccccccccccccccccccccccccccccccaaaaagtaCCTACCATTATTTGTGAATATAAGACCTTGAAATATAGGTGTTCATTTTCATTAATGGTGATATATTAGTGTCAGGCTGGCACAGAACAGCCTGACAATATATCACCAAAACATACATCTAATCTGAACCAGAACCAAATAGGCAGGCTCCAAACAGTAGCATCCCAGTTTACATTTACCAATTGTACCACAGCCACTAGTGTGAAGATAGTGGAGGTGATTTTTGTGACTTGATTTGTTTTGAGTAGAGACAGACACTCATGGTtgcatcagtgtttttttttgtcttgtgcTGTTACTTTTTTGACAAGGGAATTGCAAACCCTcttttgagaaaaaaatgtttagatGTTTAAAAAGATTGTTTAATGCAGAGTATGCACAAAGAATTGACTCTTTGGATGGTGTCTAGGTAACAGTGAAGTGAAATAGTACTGTGGCCTGCAAAAAATGCAGCCCACAACTGATACAAAAGTGTTATTGATACTGTAAGTTTTAGTCACTTGAATGTAGTTTGTTCTTTGATTTTTGGCCCATTAAAGGGTAGAAGAATGTTGCCTCTCTCATTCATTGTTATGAGTGACATTAGTGAGAAATATTGGAGGCTAAAAGCACAAATAATTTGAATCTACAAATAATTATGCTTAAGTTATCCATTATCAGCCCCATGTTTACCTGCTGAAGTTTTCTTCCCCCTCTGCTGCTTGCTAGGGTAAAATTCCATGGGTGTAGGGCATCTTCCCCTTTACCCATCTAGAATCTGACTTGCTCAGTAAATCAACAGCATTTGCCTGCCAGGACAGCCACACATGCTCATACATTCCAGCAAATTACCATTAAGTAGTGTAATGGAGCAAGATCACTGGCTGATTTCCCTTGGCTAAGACCAAGAGTAGCAACTGCTGCATTCAATTACAATAAATTCACTCAAGTCTCGGGTAATATAATCTCCAATATATTTTGGGCTTTCACAAGACTCCTGTTGAAACTCTGCCCAAGGTCATGTCTAGAGGAATCTGTGTGAAATTGCAGAGACCCAAGTCCTTGTGCTTCAAAGGACCTCCCAGTTTGCCTTAAGGCTACCCTGGTACAAAGGCAACAATGGACTCTAAACATCTCCATTTCACCATCTTAGCTGGGACATACCTTCTGATGATGCAAGACTGTATAGTCCTATACCAGCCATCAaagcactcccccctccccatcaatTCAACACCCCACAATCTCcttaaacctattctctctcattgcCATTAACTCTTCCCCAATTATCTAGCTACCTATCTACCTGCAACCTCTGAgacatgggaagaaacccacatttttacagggagaatgtgcaaattccacacagacagcaactgagATCAGGACAGATCCCGGGTTCCTGGAGTTGTGCAGCACCACCACGCTGCTCAGATAATACAGATAACTTCCAGATGGTGTGTGGAAATTAAGATAaagattttgaaaaaatattgtaTCAGTTACTCAACCAGAAAACTGGCATTTCTCCATCACTTCTTGGCTAATCATTTTGAGCCTCTGCTACGTGTGGTAGGACCAAATTTACCCAGCTTCCCTACACAAATTAGGTGCTCTTGCATTTTGGGAGTTACATTCACAGTTGGTTCATCCTCATGCTGCATGTTCAAGATGAAGATACAGCAATGCACATCAACTTTGGAAGGTCAATTAAGTGGCATAGTGGAGATAATTCTCGCTCAGATTTTCACCCATTGACACCACAAAAATAAACATACAACCCAATTTAATAATACCAAAGCACCAATCTCATTCACATGTAATACATTAGGGCCACCAGCGCAGTTTGAGAGTTGAGGATTAACAAGGACAGCACGCAGCATGGAATCAGATAGAGTTACAAGATGATTTATTCACAGATAAATTTACAATAATTGAACAAACAGGTAATTATTACTGACATCAGTAGCAGCACCTTTCACAAGGATCCAGCAGGCTGAATTAGGTTTCTCCAATGTTTGCTGATATTCCCAGAACTGGAGAGACTGCAATCTCCTGGCTAGTTTTTCTGAAGTTAAATCGACATCCCTACCTTTTGTCTCTAGGGTGTTATCCATAATTAGGTCAAACCTACTAACAGGTACTCAAGGGCAGTCGCTATGCAACACAACTATTCGAGGCAAATCTGCAAGATGTGCTTTAATTCCCACCACAGAGAGGCAACTCCAGAATGCAGATGTAAAACATGACTGTAGCCGCTAAGGAAATCTGATTAGAGTAAATCTGGCCAGATTGCAAATTAGTTTAAATATCAATGACGTGGTTTCTTCCACCTGTGCTCCTGTCTGCTGGTTTGCCCAGCTATTCTGCAGCACGATTGCAAAGAGCAGGAGCCATTTTGGAATgagttttgtttaaaataaaacttgagcAGGGAAACGTGGACGGCTTCCATAAACAGAGGACAAGGTTACACCATCTGGTATGATTTAGTGGACCTGTTAGCTCCTGTGCATGTGCTACAGAAAACAAGTAATGCTGGCATCCTATCTGGCACCATGGTTTGTATGGATCACTATCAGCTTCTGTAAGCACCCAGCACTGGTTTAAAAACAATCTACTCCCTTTAGTACTGTGTGACTTGTGTGCGTCAGCTCTtttataaaatgtaataaaaaattCATGCCTGCAATagacaaaatgcaggaaataatgGGGGAGTTTCCAGCATTAGTGGAGACCTCAGAGGTCGGCAGGATGATGGGTTTTGAAAGAGTTCGTATCCAGATGTTACAGATTCAAACTTGCTGTCAATCGATCCAGATGGGAGATGAGAATTTTTTGTTCCCAGATTTTTCCCAAGAATGATGGAAATTGATTCTGTAAATCATTTCAAAAAGGAGTTGGATAAGGACAAAGATTAGAAAAcaaatttatggacaaaattcaAGGGTATGGAACCAAGCACAACTTCCTTTCAAAAACCCAGCACTGGCAAGAAGGACCAATTATTTTCTGGGTTGAGAGTTCGTGCGAtttactctgcaggtcaggcagcatctgtggagggagagaaataGGTAAATcccccaaaatgttaactgtttcattctacacagatgctgcttgaccagctgactatttccagcacattgtttcACTTTAGATTCAACAGATGACCTGTATCTGGTACTTGTGTGACGCCTGCCTTCAATTTATACTGATTCAGATGCAAAGGGAGAATCTGGGCTGCTAATCTGTAAATCTCTCAGAACAGTGTCCTATCACAGGCAACCAAGGAAGAGCCTTGCCAGCGTCACTCATATGAGTGAAAAGCAACTTGCTGGTTTCAGTCACACATGGATTATTCCCCTTGCCCTCAGTCAGGTTTGGGCAGCCAATTTCTGAAGCAAAAGGATCCAGTGGTTTAACTTAAATCAAAGCACCTTCGTGGAGTATTACCTCCCATTGGAAACAATGGATTTTGTACTTCAGTAATAGCCAGACCCCAGTACCAATTAGTATAATTGCTGGAAAGTTCTTCATGGTAAGAAATGAAACTTTCTGAAGTCAGAAGGAATGGATGTTCCTGCTTGATGCTTTGACTTCATTACTGGGAGAAGCTACAGCCACTTAAATTGGCAGTCAAGAGCTCCAGATAATCTAGACTGCCAGTTCAGAGCCAAGCAGCTTCATTTCACCCAGTTTTTCCATTAAGTTGCTCTGTAAATACGTCATGTCACAACAGCGGATGGGGAGACATTTTGGTCAGCAGCTGAAGTGGGCCCCAGTGATGAGCAGTTACACACCTTTGCACTGAGGGAGGCAGAAGTTATAGAATGAGTTCTGATCAAACAAGTCCAGTTTCTTCCAGGCAACCCACCCCTTCCTCTGAGCATATTCCTTGTCCAGGGTTTTCCCCGAATAATGAGGGTCCAGAATAAGCAGGTAGTGATTCTCCGACCCTGTGTAAACTCCCAGAATTCCCTTCGAAGCACTGTCACTATCTCCGCCCATCATAACTGGGGATCCCAACGTGTCAAAGTGCGAGCGAAGCTCTTCTACCTTCTGCAGCAGCTCCCCCCCTTGCCGCACGTGGATGAGCTTGCAGGGAACGTCATAGAACTTGTCGATGCACAAGGCGATTTCAAAGGAGCCGATCCAAGTCTTGGAGTCGATGAAACTGGGAGGCTTGTCTTCCATTTCAACAAGCGCCTCTTGCACCTCTCTTAAGGTGGGCACCCTGTGGTTCTTTCTGTTAGTCTGCTGTAAAATTATCCAAGAGGATAGAGTCTGCATTGTCCGGTATCCGCAGCCCCAGCCGCAGTCATCCGTGCCATCACAGCCATAGTGGTAGTAAAGGTAATCCCCCCGGATCAGGGAAAGCCGGTGGGCATCAGACTCCGACTCAGGGAGAGGGAGACCAGAATGAATATTCTTCACCAATTCCATGCTTAGTGCGAGGTCCTCTGGCAGGCGAGGTCCTCTGGCAGGCTGGCAAAAGACACACCATTTGTTAATGATTAACCTTTACGATCAGAAATAGTTACACTATAACACGACATAATATGCAAAGTAATACAAAGGCAGCACAGCTGTGcacctggtagagctgctgccttaatgcagagacccaggttcaatcccgacccccactgctgtctgtgtggagttcaacgttctccctgtgactgtgtgggttccctctgggtgccccgatttcctgccacattccaaacacatgcaggttagtaggttaaatttgctgctgcaaattacccctagcgtgtgggtgagtggtagactcaTGGGAGGGCTGGGGTGCAGGAAgcactgatgagaatgtggggagaaaagaaaagggattaatgtgggtttagtgtaagtggatggttgataGCCAACAAGGAGTCAGTGGGCTTAATgacctgtgctgtctctctctctctgatgatCAAGTGATTCCTAATCAGCATTCAAACTAATGGGATGAAATTGATCTGTAAATGGGCATAAACTATGTAGATCGCAAGAAAACACAGAACCAGGTGTGTTATGTATAGAATTTAAGGAATAAGGGAGAATGCAAGAGAATATTAGTCTCAAGGACTGAATATAGAATGATCTGGGCAGTTGCTGAACAGTTTGCTGCGACCACGAGCATAATGCATGGCAGCACTAGAGGGAGCAAGATACTAACCTCAAAGCTCTGGGAAGTGACCACATGCTTGCATAAATCTTTGGATTACGTGGACACTGGTGTGGAATTCTGGTCAACACAATTTAATCAGGAGCTGGTGTAGGGAAGACAGACAACTTAATAGCTTGAAACAGCCAGATGTTGAGAGGACAGTAACAGCACTATCCACACTGGGGATAAAGGCCTCAATGGGGATTGTGCTGGGGCATATTAAAGGTGTTAAATACAAGTCAGGAGTTATCAAATCTGGCCATCTGatctgttgatttatttactaatCCTTTTGTTTTGATAATGCAACAATTTCACTGATTGATCAACATCTGCGACCagcttgagttggcatcaggggctaGAGTCAAccacgcgaagagcgaggccatgctctttggcaactggcccgaccgatccaacgtccccttcaccattaggcctgactatctgaaggagCTGGGGATCTGGgatgtgcaacaaaaattggtgggagcagattgggaaggtgaagcagaaactgggactgtgtgaacagcgctccctatcgataactaggaagaacttggtcatcaggtgtgaggtgctctcagggttgctgtacttggcgcaggtgtggcctgttcctcactcctccagcttggaaatcacctgtgccatcttccggttcatctggggatccaggaTGGAGTGGGTCCAacaggtcaccatgcacaagtccctggacaatggggataaaggtgtccccagtgtcaccctcatcctgatccaagtgtcactatgtaccgaggttcaatctgtccctgctgttgcgaaggataggcctggccctgtggccacacggcgtcccagtcagctggacgctgctgcgctacctgtcctttgtgcaaaagttcttccagaccaacacctttgaccacaagtccatcaggcagtggtcagcacgaaacatcctgcagacactgcaggagaaggactcaatggatactgtggggtggttccctgagcagactgtccagaccatctggcagaatgcctcatctccAGAacccaccaacaagcaccaagacctcgcttggctggcggtgagaggggccctcccagtcagatccttcctgcatggtcagaacctcactcccagcacacagtgcccctgggaggactgcgctggggacaagacggtcacccacctctttgcgggctgtgggtttgcgaggagggtgtggcaaaagatgcaagggtccttgtcacggttcatccccagcagctgctctGATCTATGACTGTTcccacggacacacacacacacagacatcaactgctgctggaaggtcatcaactaggtgaaagatgccctttggtctgcccgaaacttgttggtttcCCAGCACTGAtttgtccataggggaatgctgccgactgacacattccaggctgcaggagtacgtgctgaggggcgcactgaagctgggtgcagccaatgcaagggctcagtgaggaaggatgacagtttagggttcttctgccactggagagggaggggcggggtcaggcgagacagacccttaaagattgtaaatatgggattgggggtatcaccccagggagccacacgagtggcatcggtgctgtggtttgtgtaaaaaagtaacactaataatccatctgtacacgaatgtaaaggtttgcactgttttattattgtatatagtttgtcttttattatgaataaagtttattttggataaaaaactGAAAGATTCCAAAAACAGCACCTTCCCTTAATCCAACACTCTTTCAGAAGCTGGGTCAGGGGTGGCAGTCAATAATTACAAAAGAGCCATCCCCACACATCCGCCCAAGAGGAGTGTATCCCTGCACATCTGCCTGGTAGGTCAACAATGGTAAAGGCAGCTGTTGGCGCCAGGGATCAGCATTTAGAAATGGGAACCGATCAGCATTTGAGGGTCTCCCACACAGAAAAGGCAGGAATACCAAAGGTTTATAGAAACTAACACGCAGTGACGCAAACCAACAAACTCATAAGTTAACCCCTTATGGACCTTGTAAGGTTAGCTTCCTAATTTCAATTCCAGAAGCAAGCAATCACCAGTCTTGAGATTACCACTGGTATGAGTGCAATTTTTGCAGAGCTGGGTGCATTTCCTATTATGATACATTAAACAATACAAGAATCACCAGACAATGTGCATTAGGGAGTGTGCCCAAACCAGCATTCCACAACTGCAAAGCTCCCACACTGCTTATGTCCCATTCTATGTCTCCACACATGCACACCTCCAACTTAAGATACTAAAACCAAAATTAATAAATTTActtacttgcatttatttattaaCTGGACATTAGTGGGAGCAGTGTTTGTTCTGGATTAATTTGCCAGGAGCCATTCTGATCTTGTCTGATCTGTACCATGTCAGGATTTATGGATTATTAATCATAAAGCACactaaaaacaattaacattaaAACACCTGCATTTGAGAATGGAGGAATCAGTGCAACCAATACGTAGCTTACTGTAACCAACAGGTAGAAATGATAAAAATTATGTCACTGTTGGCCAATTAATTAACCAGCCACATGAGAATCTGTGAATAACTGTACTTCTGATTACTGAATAAACTGATGCCCatccaatatttaaaaggcatttagacaagtactagtcaatgcacttggagtattatgtacagttctggttgccacactacagggaggatgcaGTAGCAAGAGTGAGAGGGCAAgcgagagtgcagaggagattcatcaggatgtgcctggaatggaggactgtagttacaaggagagattatatAGGGTGGGTTTACTATAGGAGGCagaaaggtgaccttatagaggtttatcaaattaatgaggggtatagatagaacagatagagtctttttcccagggcaagagagtctagaactagagggcacaggtttaatttagaggagatctgggGGACAATGTTTAGTGGCGGTTATttagaatgagctaccagagatggtgatggaggcagatacaattataatgtttaaaaggcatatgGACAGATAAGAAAGATGTAGAGGTGTACGGgcctaatgcagtcaaatgggattagcatagataggtgtcacagtcggcatggacaaggtgggccaagtGGGCCCATTTCCCTACCTGCAATTCTATGATCAATATTTGCTCACATGAACGTCGTTGTACACttcataaaatgttgaaaggtaAAGTGTATGTTGGTTATTAAGTACTTCACTGCATGCTTATGTAAATTCACAAAAAgcagtttttatattttttttaaattaaagctaGCATATTTGGTTAAAACAGTGTCATGACAGTCACACCCAAGACTAAGCAGTGATTTCAACTGGAGAACACTATCCTGCAacgaacaatctactggaggaacttgtGGGGCAAGGAGCATCAGAAGAAAGGAGTTATCAACATTTTATGTTGAAAagcctgcaccagtcctgatgcagggttttgacatgaAACGTCAGCAATTAGTTCTCTCTTgcacaccccccttcccccccccgatgctgttcgacccactaggttcctccagcagattgtttgttgctccagattccagcatctgcaacctgtCTCTCCACAACACTatcctgcatcctctctagtgcTAGCTCAACATTGCAGGGGATTTAAAAAGTTGTTGGGTGAGCACTTGAGGAACTATAAACCTGTGGATGAAAAGCTGGGCAGTGGAATAATATTAGAGCACACTTTCAGCCAGGGTAGTTAtaggcttccttctgtgctctaAAATTCAGAACAGTCCCCATAATCACCACTCCCCCagccccatcctccctcccctctgaCCACttataacatgccttaatgacatccaccatcatgaagtgcttcaagaggctggtcatggcacacattaactccagcctccaagaCAACCTCCAgccactgtaattcacctaccacggacaccatctccctggtcctacactcacctctggagcatctggacagtaaagaaaccCATGTTAGTCTATTGTACTgtatattgactacagctccaccttcaatactataattccacaaaaactcatctccaaactcctaaacctgggatTCAacgcctccctttgcaactggatccttgacttctagaccaacagaccgcaatcagcaaTCCTACTGTgaaaagattattgaatggttccttagtacattaagatagattcttgacaaaatctacctcgttgtgaccttgcactttactatCTATCAGTGCGtaagttttcactgtacttcagtacatgtgacaataataaaccaattacctcccTCCTGACCCTGTCCTAATCCTCTAACATCTCCCATCCTCCCAAACACCACTCCCCCAACCCACTCCCTCAACAAGCTTCCCCAACTTACCACCTTAACACACTCCCCACAGatccacccccacaccctccctcctccctccactggcacttccccttctccctccagatccgccccctcctctcctccctccactgGCACTTCCCCTGCTCCCTCCAAACCATCTCTCTTGATCCTCCCCCTCCTGaccccttctctcctccctccactgGCACTTCCCCTTCTGCCACCAAACACTCCTCTCCCTCCTGACCCCCTCTTCCCTCCTGATCCCTCCCTATCTCTCCTATCACCCCTCCCATctgacccctcccctcctccctccactggcacttccccttctccctccagaTCACGACCCTCCCTCCAgatcccccatccctccctcacccctccccccttccctccctctccctccagatCTTCCTCCCTCCAgatccttcctctccctcctgacCCCAGGGCAGCTCTCCCCCGTTACCGACAGTGTAGACGCGACCCCTGGTCCTCCCGACCCTGTCAGGTGGGGCAGCGCCGCCCTCCTCAGCTCCCGTTCGCGGCCGCTCCTCACCTGAGCCCCGACGGCGGCGACGCCTCTCCCCGACCCTCCAGCCGCCGTCCCCGCTCGCAAAATGTCCGCTCGACGCCGAGAA
It encodes:
- the ufsp1 gene encoding inactive Ufm1-specific protease 1 isoform X2; this encodes MELVKNIHSGLPLPESESDAHRLSLIRGDYLYYHYGCDGTDDCGWGCGYRTMQTLSSWIILQQTNRKNHRVPTLREVQEALVEMEDKPPSFIDSKTWIGSFEIALCIDKFYDVPCKLIHVRQGGELLQKVEELRSHFDTLGSPVMMGGDSDSASKGILGVYTGSENHYLLILDPHYSGKTLDKEYAQRKGWVAWKKLDLFDQNSFYNFCLPQCKGV
- the ufsp1 gene encoding inactive Ufm1-specific protease 1 isoform X1 gives rise to the protein MQPARGPRLPEDLALSMELVKNIHSGLPLPESESDAHRLSLIRGDYLYYHYGCDGTDDCGWGCGYRTMQTLSSWIILQQTNRKNHRVPTLREVQEALVEMEDKPPSFIDSKTWIGSFEIALCIDKFYDVPCKLIHVRQGGELLQKVEELRSHFDTLGSPVMMGGDSDSASKGILGVYTGSENHYLLILDPHYSGKTLDKEYAQRKGWVAWKKLDLFDQNSFYNFCLPQCKGV
- the ufsp1 gene encoding inactive Ufm1-specific protease 1 isoform X3, with protein sequence MQPARGPRLPEDLALSMELVKNIHSGLPLPESESDAHRLSLIRGDYLYYHYGCDGTDDCGWGCGYRTMQTLSSWIILQQTNRKNHRVPTLREVQEALVEMEDKPPSFIDSKTWIGSFEIALCIDKFYDVPCKLIHVRQGGELLQKMLPDLQSKSHELSTQKIIGPSCQCWVFERKLCLVPYP